In Hydrogenimonas thermophila, the genomic stretch TAATGTTGAAAGCGTTGAAGAGCTAAAATTTAAATTTGAGCATCTACAGAACGAACAATAATGGCAAAACGCACCGCCATCATTGATATTGGGTCTAACTCCGCCAGGATGGTGGTGTTTGAAAGAACCAGCCGTTTTGGTTTCCATCTGATTAATGAGACAAGAAGTCGTGTACGTATTAGTGAGGGAGCCTATGACAATAACGGTCATCTGCAATCAGAAGCCATAGATAGAGCCATTTCTGCTCTATCTCAATTTTTAATAATAGCACGCAGCTATAAAACACATAAAATTCTTTGCGTTGCAACTTCAGCAGTTAGAGATGCCCCAAATAAAAAATATTTTCTCAAAAGAGTTGAAAAAGAGTTAGGACTTAAAATAAAAGTTATAGATGGTAAAAAAGAGGCTTGGCTTGGAGGAGTGGCTGCTGCAAATCTTTTACCAATAACTGACGGCATTACCATAGATATTGGCGGTGGTTCTACAGAACTAGCACTCATCCAAAATAGACGTATTGTAGAAACCTTTTCATTAGATATTGGAACAGTAAGACTAAAAGAGCTCTTTTTTGATAAAAAACTACCTATTGAAGATGCAAAAGAATACATAAACCATACTCTTGCAAAACTTCCTGAAACATTTAAATCTAAACAAGCAATTGGTATTGGCGGTACAATACGTGCAATTGCGAAAGCTATAATGCAACGCAATGAGCATCCAATAGAAAAAGTACATGCCTTCAGCTTTTCAATTAAGGATGAAGGTAAGTTCATTCAAAAAGTATCGCAATCACCAATAATGAAACTTAAAAAAATTGGAATAAAAAAAGATCGTTTAGATACAATTAGACCAGGAGCTCTTATCTTTTGGAATCTGTTAGAAAAAATCGGTGCTCAAAATGTAATTAGCAGTGGAGTAGGAGTAAGAGAGGGACTGTTTTTAAGTGATCTTCTTAGAAACAGTAATCATCTATTTCCTCATAACTTTAACCCTAGTGTTAGAAGTTTGCAGGATCGTTTTTCTATAGATACAAAACTAGCTGCAAATATCTCTTCAACAGCAGAAGCTATATTTAATGCTCTTCAAGAACCATTCAAACTTCCTAATGATGCAAAAAAACATATAAAAATAGCTGCAAAACTTTCTCAAATAGGTATAGGGCTAGATTTCTACGGATATCATAAACATAGTGCTTATATGATTATGAATAATCTTAACTACGGATTTACTCACGAAGAGATGATTTTAATAGCAACTCTTATACGCTTCAATAAACGCAGATTGCCAAAAAACAGTTTTACTCGTCCATATAAAAAACTGTTGCCAGATGATAAAACACTCTCTTGGCTTAGTTACATTGTATCACTATCACAAACAATACATTTTAGCAGGGAAAAAGGTAAAGTGAGTGTTACATACAAAAATGGGGTTTTAAACATAGATACACCATTTGATAACTATCTTGCAAAAGAGCGAATTAAAGAGTTGGAAAAACCTGCATCAATTGCTATTTTATTCTCTTAACAATGGGTACAGTTAAAACTGTGTACCCATTGTAAATTCAAAGCTAGATGTCTGATCACCCTCTTTGCTCATCAAAGGATTTGCAAATATTAGGTTAATTGGTCCCATTGGAGAGAACCACTCAATAGCAACACCCGTTCCTGCACGTTTTTCATCAGTAAAAGCATCTTCTCCTATCATTCCATAATCAAAGAAAAATGAGAGTCTCATTTTTGCTGACTCAATCAATGGTATACTAGCTTCTACAGAGTTAGAAAACATATATTTGCCACCAAGCAGATATCCATTTTCATCTTTTCTAGATATCGATCCTGACTGATATCCACGAACAGATCGAATCCCTCCCATAAAAAACTTTTCATTTACAGGCAAATTTTGATCCCAAGGAATAAAACCTACCTGTGCTTTATATCTTAAAATCAAATCATAGTTTATATAATCTTCCAAGCCCTTATAGGTAGCAAACCTTAGATAGTTTTTATTAAACTTAGCATCACCGCCAAGTCCTGCAAATTCACTGCTTGCACTAAAAATCATACCTTCTCTAGGCATATAGTAGTCATCTGTATTATTAAAACGTATTGCAGGAGTTATTGCACTGGTAGTAAATGCTCTGCCATCATAAAGAGCAAAATCAGGATAAGTAGGGTCCATCCCAGTTAGTTCAGTTGTAAAATATTGATAAGTTACTGAAGAGTTCCAATATCTTGCAATCTTTTTCCCAACTGTCAGAGACCCACCCTTCTTATTTTGCGTATAGTCATATGACTCATATACAGAGTTAAATAGATTAACACTGGCACTATAATCAGAATCCCAAACTCTAGGATTTGTAATACTAAAATTAAAGTTACTTCGATGCTTGGAGAAATCTAAGCTAAGTCCGAGTGCTATACCACTTCCAAAAACATTACGATCGTTAATTGAAGCATTTATGATAAAACCATCGTAGCTTCCGTATCCACCACCAACCATAATATTACCGGTTTGAGTCTCTTTTACATTTACAACCAACTCCATCTCATGGTCATTTATGCGTCTTTCATCTATTACAACACTTTCAAAATATCCTGTACGCATCAATGCTGATTTAGAATCTTTTATATCAGTTAGAGAGTATGTATCACCTGGA encodes the following:
- the bamA gene encoding outer membrane protein assembly factor BamA, giving the protein MKRLLHATLLTTVLLQAQEIKSIKFDGLIHLSPDIAKEIIDMQIGEDIDIEKVDQAIKKLYAQKYFKDIWVTEERGVLTFHFTEKPVISQVELSGYGENKKDEILSQIGLKKGDIYDEERIEKAKATLLGIVEQEGYFDTVVEVDTKPLKNGSVKIEFAVNKGENIIIEKLNLCGAKSFSKGDLESVMANKERDFMGWLWGFNDGKVKIDQLQYDAPRIRDFYMRHGYLDAQIDDPLLRVDFNRYSAILDYKITEGPVYEVKDIKIVLEDPVIDVKTLEEDLKLRKGEVFDIEQMRKDMENIKKKIADIGYAYVRVIPDFKKDPKNHKVVLNYMVIPGNKVYIKDVIITGNNRTLDRVIRREVYLAPGDTYSLTDIKDSKSALMRTGYFESVVIDERRINDHEMELVVNVKETQTGNIMVGGGYGSYDGFIINASINDRNVFGSGIALGLSLDFSKHRSNFNFSITNPRVWDSDYSASVNLFNSVYESYDYTQNKKGGSLTVGKKIARYWNSSVTYQYFTTELTGMDPTYPDFALYDGRAFTTSAITPAIRFNNTDDYYMPREGMIFSASSEFAGLGGDAKFNKNYLRFATYKGLEDYINYDLILRYKAQVGFIPWDQNLPVNEKFFMGGIRSVRGYQSGSISRKDENGYLLGGKYMFSNSVEASIPLIESAKMRLSFFFDYGMIGEDAFTDEKRAGTGVAIEWFSPMGPINLIFANPLMSKEGDQTSSFEFTMGTQF
- a CDS encoding Ppx/GppA phosphatase family protein translates to MAKRTAIIDIGSNSARMVVFERTSRFGFHLINETRSRVRISEGAYDNNGHLQSEAIDRAISALSQFLIIARSYKTHKILCVATSAVRDAPNKKYFLKRVEKELGLKIKVIDGKKEAWLGGVAAANLLPITDGITIDIGGGSTELALIQNRRIVETFSLDIGTVRLKELFFDKKLPIEDAKEYINHTLAKLPETFKSKQAIGIGGTIRAIAKAIMQRNEHPIEKVHAFSFSIKDEGKFIQKVSQSPIMKLKKIGIKKDRLDTIRPGALIFWNLLEKIGAQNVISSGVGVREGLFLSDLLRNSNHLFPHNFNPSVRSLQDRFSIDTKLAANISSTAEAIFNALQEPFKLPNDAKKHIKIAAKLSQIGIGLDFYGYHKHSAYMIMNNLNYGFTHEEMILIATLIRFNKRRLPKNSFTRPYKKLLPDDKTLSWLSYIVSLSQTIHFSREKGKVSVTYKNGVLNIDTPFDNYLAKERIKELEKPASIAILFS